The DNA segment AAGGGAGGCAACACAAAATTACCAGAAAGCAGAATAAGCAGAACAACCAGCAATCATTTCCTTCTCGCTCCAGAGTGCACAAAACAGAACGGAGTCAGCTAAATAGTCTGCTCTCTCAACCAACTAACGACGAACTAACCCTAATTACAACTTTCTTAAAGACAGTTCAAGCAGAGAGTTCATAGCTGCTCCAGGATCAACTTCTCGACATGACGCGCTTCCCCTTCCTTGCTGGTCATTCGCATGAGATGGTTGTTGcttttgtgggggggggggggggggggggtcttcATTCGAAGGCCCACTGGTTCtccctcctcacctcctcttcttcctccgggGTGAAGTCATTCTTGATGTTGAAGGTCTTGCGGATCTCCTCTGGTGTCTTCCCCTTGATCATGTCAGCCACGGTCTGGCAGGTCAGATCCAGCAGTCCCTTGATGTTGAGGTAGTTTGCAGCCTGAAACACAAACATGCACATGAATCTAATCGACTTTGTACATGAATGATAAAAAACAATATACATGGATACAACAGAAGCATGAGACAATCATCCAGCAGCTGCATGATGGGTAGGAGCAGTGTTCATAATTTAGTGAATTATCAAGATACAGAATGTAGAATGGCTATTGCACTAAGCAAGTTTAGGTGTTCCCTTGCTACTCTACATACTCTATACCATGTCTGATCAGCACAATGCACACTGGTTAGTGGCAAGAAAACATGTAAAGCCAAGCTGAGAACTGAAGAATTCCAATACAACACAGAAGATTATTCACAACAAATGGATAATCAAGAACGAACAGATAATCAAGACAGAACGATTGTTTCGTACATAAGTTAGGAAATCGATGACATACTACCAATGAAAATACGCCACTGTAAGCCAATAACATGCACATAGATTTTTATATCAACTCAACTATCACTACTCAAAGCATTGCATTCCATGATGAAGAAAATACCaaatgctatttttttaaggTTAGATTATTTCATGCCTTCTTGCCCCATGGAACGAGCATGAAAAAATAACACCTCCATTATAGGCCACAACAGACATCAGTTAAACCATTTTACAAATATCTTAACTAGACATTTCAAAACTATTTGGATACTGACTAGAGCATCCCAAAGAATCCTAAGACATGTCCACAACAAATATATGCACCAAACAACTAACAAGAAATACACACAAAATAAGCACCATTCAACCAGCTTGTACTTGCATTAACATCTTTTCATATTTCGCTTCAAGGCTTCTAATACAAGCACATCAGAATCTCCAGTCATGCATCACAATCACCAGTCATGCTGTTAGCAGTCAACAAATTATTAAAACTCTCttgaatttaaaatattaaaccaCAGCAATCTGATTGTACAAATTAAAAAATGTGAATACAGTGAAACCTCAACAAGCTACAAATTCTGAACCCATAACACCAAAACAGATTAACAGATTAAGATAACCAGTTCTGTGATCCTAGAAACTGACTATGGCCCTGCAAAACGATTAGCAGACAGCAAAGCCATCAAAATACCACCTAATCAGTCACAGCCTCCTATAACACAACAAATAAAATGATCCCATCATAAAGAAATTATAATCTCTCTACACCTCCTACATAGGTAGTAAAATAATTTCACACTAGGCACATGAGTGAAGCAATGAGGATCAGGTTGAATATGAAACATGGAGATGATAACACTTGATGGCCTACAATACCActttatataataaaaaaaagtgtgttCGAAATACAGGTCTCTACTCTCTAGCCAATGATGCCTGAAGAACCTACCACATTCATAAACAATTCACAACACCCAAACCCCCAACTAACTGAACTAATCCTAAACCACAATGACCCTCCTAAACTGAAACACCGGTAgcatcacataatttttttataagtcaGAGCAAGAAAGCCAATCTACCTCCAAAAGTatccttgttttcttttctctttttaatttcAGAAGGACTGAATTTCCAATCTACTATCCAGCAACCAGATCATCACCCATCGATGGAGGCGCATAATCACAAACCACAATTTAACAATCATCACAAAGGGCCAAAACTTCCAATCTACTATCAACAGAGGCGCATAACCACAACAGACGCACAATCAAACAATCATCACACAGTTCATGGAGATGAAACATGAGCAGAAGAAAAACAAAGGGGGGAGCGCGCGGGGCGGGAGGCATGTTCTCACCAGGATGAGATCGAAGAGGGTGGATTGGTCGACCTTGACGAACTCGGAGTCGAACGTCTTGAGCTCGTCCTCGACGGCCTTGTtggcctccacggcggcgggggcgggggcgtcgccgtcggcggcggcggccgccccgccgcgcgcctcgaCGTGCTTGCTGCAGTACTCGATTACCTTGGAGAGGATCTTGGCGGAGACGTTGGGGAGCGGGATGCCGGTGTCGGCGCACTTGTCCTCGATCATGTGGCGGATAGTCTGGGACTCCATGGCCACGGCCTCCGCGACCTCGAACACCTGGCCCTCGCAGCTGCGTAGGGTGATCATCGCCTTCGTCTCCGCCTCGGCCGCCATCGGATCGACGAGAGAACAAACCCTAGAAAGCGATGGAATAGATTGGGATTGGGGGTGGGTTTCTTCCTCGGGGTCCAAGAGGGCTTTGCCTTGCCTTTTTATGGGCGGAatcgggagggggaggggaaaggTCTAGAAGCGGCGGTTTCGGTTCAGACGCCTCGTACTCGTACACACCAAGAAATCgatgatttcttttttctttctttctttctttttttttttgcgcgcgTGTGTTAATCCCTTGTCTGATAATTTTCCCtggcatatttctaaatctgaatattttaattttaatagtcatattttaatccaaccacttatcatcttaataactttcttagatttaatgcgtgactcttcaTTTTTTCCATACAAGGTTAGCTACATGGGTAtcgataaatataaatattaatgaatcgcttgtttacgagaaataactaatagtagcatgtttaaatggataataagtacaattacttatccttggttattatgccaagatgaaatatgacaatcaaaaatagatggagaaaGTACTACCATGTGGCTTATGTCATTGACACTTTCtgctctagaaaaaaaatcctaaggaTGTATCTAGATACTGTGCATGTTTAGATACATATTTAGGATTGGACTTTTttagacgaagggagtagaccCGTTAGTTTATATGGTTTGCGCGATTTTCTCTCTTGATGCGCGCGTTAATCCAGTAGGTGACGATGATGAGGCTATTCTAGACTGTTGTGTGGCATATGTCGCTGACACGTAGACCCGTTAGTCACATGGTTTGCGTGCCAACTGCTTAAAATAAAAGAGCAATAAGGAGAGGATTTGGTTTTATCGGATAGGAGGATatgctaatatttttaaaaagatatatgATGAGGCACGAAAGCAGAGGAATGGCGGTTTAGAGTGATATATGGGCGGGGCAAGGGTCTAGAAGGGCGGTTTCAGTTTAGCGAAATTTGATGAGGCACGCCTCGTAGGCACCTCAGAATTGATGATCTTCTTTCTTGGTGCGCGTGTTAATTCCGTATCTAACGATGATAAGGCTACTCTAAACTAGCATATGGTATATGTCATTGACACGTAGACCCGTTAGTTACATGGTTTGTGTGATTCTCTCTCTTGATGTGCATGTTAATCCCGTATATGACGATGATGAGGCTACTCTAGACTGTCTTGTGGGATATGTTGATGACACGCAGATCCGTTAGTCACATGGTCTGCGTGCCAACCGCTTAAATAAAAGAGCAATAAGTAGAGGATTTGGTTTTATCGGATGGGAagatatactaatatttttattttgtagagGAAAGGTGGTTTAAAGTGATACTTTTAAGAAGATATATGGACAGGGGAAGGGTCTAGAAGGGTGGTTTTGGTTTAGCGAAATTTGATGAGGCACGCCTCATATGCACCTTGGAATTGATGATTTTCTATCTTGATATGCGTGTTAATCTTGTATTTGATGGGGATGAGGCTACTTTGGACTGTCGTGTGGCATGAgtcattgacatgtggatccGATAGTCACGCGGTCTACGTGTCGGCCGCTTAAAATAAGAGAGCAGTAAATCCCGTGTATCTGAAGGGGATGAGGCTACTCTAGATTGTCGTGTGACGTGAGTCACTAACATGTGGACCCGATAGTCACACGGTCTATGTATCGACCTTTTAACATAAGAGAACATTAAATCTCGTGTATCTGATAAAGATGAGGTTGCTCTTGATTATCGTGCCACATGAGTCATTGACACATAGATCCGATAGTCACGCGGTCTGCTTGTTGGCCGCTTAAAATAAGAGAGCAGTAAATCTCGTGTATCTGATAGGATAAGGCTACTTTGGATTGCCTGGTATGTGGACCCGATAGTCACGTGGTCTACATGTTAGCCGCTTAAAATAAGAGAGCATTAATTAGAGGATTTGGTTTTATCATACGAGAGAAAAatactgatatttttttaaagggTACATGATTAAAACTTCGTGTGATAATGTGTGATGCACACAATTGGTTTTATTAATgataaaaccctaaaaagtggcATTTTCTCGACATTCCAATAAGGGTGATGCCCCATCCGACAATACTGTCTCATCCTCACCTTTCTATCGtagtgaatttttttaaaacccTTTTATAAATTTGAGGACATTAAACTACGTTAATTAACGAAAGAGCAGCTAATAATTAAGTGTGGATGATAAATAAGGGTTGTGGTAAGCACACACAGCAACCGCCTTCGATGCTTTATGAGCCATCCATAACATGCCATCGTTGCCACTAGCGGTGCATCAGCGCTACGACAAATTTGAACACCTCTGTAATCACTCTTTATTGAAGATGCCACCACGTGTAAGCTTCTCTTGTACCATGTGTCGGCATGTAAAATTGACACCGTCTATCTTGCATCGTTATAATACGAGCCTTG comes from the Oryza glaberrima chromosome 9, OglaRS2, whole genome shotgun sequence genome and includes:
- the LOC127784819 gene encoding SKP1-like protein 20; its protein translation is MAAEAETKAMITLRSCEGQVFEVAEAVAMESQTIRHMIEDKCADTGIPLPNVSAKILSKVIEYCSKHVEARGGAAAAADGDAPAPAAVEANKAVEDELKTFDSEFVKVDQSTLFDLILAANYLNIKGLLDLTCQTVADMIKGKTPEEIRKTFNIKNDFTPEEEEEVRRENQWAFE